tccaacattGAGTGTTCAGTGTTCTTGATCAGTGATGAAATTTAATGCAAATGATGCCGTGCGATGCATCTAGAATTCTAGCATAGCCGACTTCATTTTTTTGTTCAATCTGGCCGATCAATTGGGCCTAGTGGACGTAGATGATCGAACTATCGAAGAGCCGACCTTTGACGTGGTCGTTTTCAATTTTGAACGGCCCTCGCCCTCCATGACCATGCACGCATAATCGGCTCGATCGTGTCCAGTCTTGGTTGACTCCTGATAAAAAAAAGACTTAATTGACGCGACGGCTTACGCATCGAAGATGGCAAAAGAAACGCTAGTAAACGCCTGTGCGTAGCCTCCTCCGCTGCTCGTGCCTATCCGCCTGAGATGCACTGATGCACATTGGCAACTGAACCAGGTTGGGTCAGTTTCTAGCATAAGCACAAACAGCAAACCATGAGGCCCAAACTTATATTAGGGCAGATAAACCATGAGACCCCAAACtaaaagaaatgagaaaatcaATAAGTTATCTtaagaacaaactaaatactgCTACCTTTTAAACACCTTGcaactaaaaaataataaacccaAATTTGAACGTTAAAATCACATTCATAACTAATTGTTTACACAAATTCCTCATTTCAATTAAAATATCACATATTCAAAGATATCTTGTTAATAAAATACTACtctctccttcccaaattgataatcatataatgaaatccaaaatttcttaaattgatcatcattATGAAAGAATGTATGTATAGTAtcttgattgatgtgatttaaattatccttaACGTTGGTACATAAATATATATCATatcattttgggatggagggagtatcatactTTTATTGAAAAGAAGACATACTATGATAAGGGTGGGTTCTAAACTCTCGATGGGATATTTctcatgtactttttttttctttcgaacTGAatacaaatactccctccatttcaaaatataagtcacaaccacccttaacccaaagaccaagaaatagtTATTATCACCTTGTAGTttagatcatcctaataaatgtAATGCATCCATCCAATAGAGTTAGAGAATGTGAGTGAaggatttaaaaaaatagtaatttaatggagaatTGTTATAGTTAATGGCATACATACatgtatgccttatattatggaatatcttaaaaaaagtggttgtgccttatattatggaatggagggagtaattgtttaacaattttttttatcttttttatatatcgacatgtgagttgagtttggacctAAGATTTCATGAAATTGTACATATAGACATGTCATGAGtgctttaaatttttttttagaaatttttaAAACAGTTTGGATGGTTTTTAAACAAACGAGAAGACATCCCCTCGAGAAGTTTCCAATACACTGCAGGGGAGTAACAAGAAGAACATCGGTGATCTTGCTGAAATTACGTACCAACCTAAAAGACATAAAATTATCGAACGCATTCACTTAGATTTCCACGATAATCCGATACATAACAGAGATTTGGAGAAAGTAGACTGCCTTACAGACTCGATAATACATTATTTAGAAGCCACCATTCATGGGCCATAATCGCGAATTCTGATCGATTAGCAGCCTAACTTTTGGAGCGCTCCAAAACCTCTACTTGCCATCGCCATGGAGGCCCTGGAAGTAGCCCTGCGGGTTGGACTCGAAGCCGGAGCGGGAGATGTACGATCCGTCGCCGCCGGGAGCCTTCATGCTgtcgcccccaccgccgccgtggtAGCCGCCGGACTTgcctgcgccaccgccgccaccagcgtGCCCGCCGCTGTATCCGCCGCCGTACTTGCCTGAACCTCCTTCGCCacctccctttcctcctcctcctcctccgccaccgccgctcctgcccccacctccgctgccgcctccacctcctttgccgcctccacctcctccaccaccacccttgccgcctccgcctccgccgccacccttgcCGCCCATGTCTCTACCTTGCTTGATCAGTCGAAGAATAAGCTTGCAGAAGTAGAGTACTCTTGCGATTGAACTTGCGAACTGCGTTATGCTGTATCGAGCTGGAGTGCTTTGTTTTATAGAGGACGACGTCCACCGGGATAAGCGCGAGCAATCAAAGCCGCGTTCATGGCGACGCCTCGCATATCACGTCTGAGCCATGCATATGCCCATTACCAACGCGAAGAAtgaatcagaatttactactccgGCCAAACTCCCGAGAGTTTTAATCCGTGAAAATTCAAAGGTCGAGTTGGACCCTGACCGTTCGGCTGAATCATCATCAGCAACGGCGTTGCGAGAAGCCGAGAAACAGGCCGTATTTGTAGAGCCCAAGACTATAGACTGATCTGGGCCATTACGAGCAACAGCACACAGCCCAGCTCCTTCTATGGGCTGTGGCCCATAGATCACCTGGGCCAGTATCCTCCTCACAGGCTTCCAGCCAATAATCGTAGCTTGTAAGGTAACAACAGTACAACTGTACAAGAAAGGATGGAAGTGTCACATGCATTTCTGTCATGTTGAACCAGCTAATTGCAGCAGGCCAACTTACCGTAACACACACGTACGCACGTCGCAACACGGCTCcgcaacagaaaaaaaagaaaaaaaaaagaaacaggatCGATTAATTATCATACAAAAACGTTGCCGCCTTGCGCAACCAccaaaattaattaaactaCATCATCATCTACcactg
The Oryza sativa Japonica Group chromosome 6, ASM3414082v1 DNA segment above includes these coding regions:
- the LOC9270712 gene encoding uncharacterized protein, encoding MGGKGGGGGGGGKGGGGGGGGGKGGGGGSGGGGRSGGGGGGGGGKGGGEGGSGKYGGGYSGGHAGGGGGAGKSGGYHGGGGGDSMKAPGGDGSYISRSGFESNPQGYFQGLHGDGK